The proteins below come from a single Brevundimonas sp. LM2 genomic window:
- the gyrA gene encoding DNA gyrase subunit A — MPAPSGGPFDPGGDISVISIEDELKRSYLDYAMSVIVSRALPDARDGLKPVHRRILYSMHDLNMTPDRSYSKCARVVGDVLGRFHPHGDASVYMALVRMAQPFSMGLMLIDGQGNFGSVDGDMPASMRYTEARMAPAAVALLADIDKDTVDFQPNYDEKELEPVVLPARIPNLLVNGAGGIAVGMATNIPPHNLGEIVDACIALLDDPEMSDDAILDIVPGPDFPTGGEILGRTAPRNALRDGRGSVVVRGVASVETIRKDREAIVVTELPFQVNKQTLIERIAEMVREKRLEGISDVRDESDRAGMRIVIELKRDASGDVILNQLWRYTAMQSSFGVNMLALNHGRPEQMGLRKMLEVFLDFREEVVVRRVKFELAKARDRGHVLVGLAVAVANIDEVIHIIRSSADPAEARERLQAKAWPVGDMIALVELIADPRSVLIDGDSLKLTDEQARAILGLTLSRLTGLGRDDIFSEARGLADTIQGHLTILSDRKNILAIIRADLLDIRTQFAVPRRTVIGEGDFELEDEDLIPREDMVVTVTHGGYVKRVALNAYRTQHRGGKGKSGMTMKDEDAITGVFSASTHTPVLFFATNGKAYKLKVWRLPLGAPTSRGKAFVNLLPIEPGDSIMNVLPLPEDETTWGDYDIMFATRSGDVRRNKLSDFATVNRAGKIAMKLEDGDHMVGVALCTAEDDVLLTTSGGRAIRFRADDVRVFKGRDSTGVRGVRLQGDDVVISMAVLGRVDATPDERAAYVKHANAMRRATEGVAEGEDDTAVEVTQEEGDEVEGTGDAALSVERIAELGAAEQFILTVTETGFGKRSSAYEYRRTGRGGQGLTAHGLGGRAGKRLAAAFPVEESDDLLLVTSSGQMIRTRVSQVRIVGRSSQGVTIFRTAEGERVVSVERLADTGGVDEVAEVDEGGEE; from the coding sequence CTGCCTGCCCCCTCGGGAGGCCCCTTCGATCCGGGTGGCGACATCTCCGTGATCTCGATCGAGGACGAGCTGAAACGCTCCTACCTCGACTATGCGATGAGCGTGATCGTCAGCCGCGCCCTTCCGGACGCGCGCGACGGTCTGAAGCCGGTTCACCGCCGCATCCTGTATTCGATGCACGACCTGAACATGACGCCGGACCGGTCGTATTCGAAATGCGCGCGCGTGGTCGGTGACGTGCTGGGCCGGTTCCACCCGCACGGCGACGCCTCGGTCTACATGGCCCTGGTCCGCATGGCCCAGCCCTTCTCGATGGGGCTGATGCTGATCGACGGCCAGGGCAATTTCGGCTCGGTCGACGGGGATATGCCGGCCTCCATGCGTTACACCGAGGCGCGGATGGCTCCGGCGGCCGTGGCGTTGCTGGCCGACATCGACAAGGACACGGTCGATTTTCAGCCCAACTACGACGAGAAGGAGCTGGAGCCCGTCGTCCTGCCGGCGCGGATCCCGAACCTGCTGGTCAACGGCGCGGGCGGCATCGCCGTGGGCATGGCCACCAACATCCCGCCCCATAACCTCGGCGAGATCGTCGACGCCTGTATCGCCCTGCTGGACGATCCGGAGATGTCCGACGACGCCATCCTCGACATCGTGCCGGGTCCCGACTTCCCGACCGGCGGCGAGATCCTGGGCCGCACGGCCCCGCGCAACGCCCTGCGCGACGGGCGGGGTTCGGTCGTGGTGCGCGGCGTCGCCTCGGTCGAGACGATCCGCAAGGACCGCGAGGCCATCGTGGTCACCGAGCTGCCGTTCCAGGTCAACAAACAGACCCTGATCGAGCGCATCGCCGAGATGGTGCGCGAGAAGCGCCTCGAAGGCATTTCCGACGTCCGCGACGAATCCGACCGCGCCGGCATGCGCATCGTCATCGAGCTGAAGCGCGATGCGTCGGGTGACGTGATCCTGAACCAGCTGTGGCGCTACACCGCCATGCAGTCCTCGTTCGGCGTCAACATGCTGGCCCTGAACCACGGTCGGCCCGAGCAGATGGGCCTGCGCAAGATGCTGGAGGTCTTCCTCGACTTCCGCGAGGAGGTGGTGGTCCGGCGGGTCAAGTTCGAGCTGGCTAAGGCCCGCGACCGCGGCCACGTCCTGGTCGGCCTGGCCGTGGCCGTGGCCAATATCGACGAGGTCATCCACATCATCCGTTCGTCGGCCGATCCGGCCGAGGCGCGCGAGCGGCTGCAGGCCAAGGCCTGGCCTGTCGGCGACATGATCGCCCTGGTCGAGCTGATCGCCGATCCGCGCAGCGTGCTGATCGACGGCGACAGTCTGAAGCTGACCGACGAACAGGCCCGCGCCATCCTGGGCCTGACGCTCAGCCGCCTGACCGGCCTCGGCCGCGACGACATCTTCAGCGAGGCGCGCGGCCTGGCCGACACGATCCAGGGCCACCTGACCATCCTGTCGGACCGCAAGAACATCCTGGCGATCATCCGCGCGGACCTGCTGGATATCCGCACCCAGTTCGCCGTCCCGCGCCGCACGGTCATCGGCGAGGGCGATTTCGAACTGGAGGACGAGGACCTGATCCCGCGCGAGGACATGGTCGTGACCGTGACCCACGGCGGCTATGTCAAACGCGTCGCCCTGAACGCCTATCGGACCCAGCATCGCGGCGGCAAGGGCAAGTCCGGCATGACGATGAAGGACGAGGACGCCATCACCGGCGTCTTCTCGGCCTCGACCCATACGCCGGTGCTGTTCTTCGCCACCAACGGCAAGGCCTACAAGCTGAAGGTCTGGCGTCTGCCCTTGGGCGCGCCGACCTCGCGCGGCAAGGCCTTCGTCAACCTGCTGCCGATCGAACCGGGCGACAGCATCATGAACGTCCTGCCCCTGCCCGAGGACGAGACGACCTGGGGCGACTACGACATCATGTTCGCGACGCGCTCCGGCGACGTGCGCCGCAACAAGCTCAGCGACTTCGCCACCGTCAACCGGGCCGGCAAGATCGCGATGAAGCTGGAAGACGGCGACCACATGGTCGGCGTGGCCCTGTGCACCGCCGAGGACGACGTCCTGCTGACCACGTCGGGCGGCCGCGCGATCCGCTTCAGGGCCGACGACGTCCGCGTGTTCAAGGGCCGGGACTCGACCGGCGTGCGCGGCGTGCGGCTGCAGGGCGACGACGTGGTCATCTCCATGGCCGTGCTGGGCCGGGTCGATGCGACGCCGGACGAGCGGGCCGCCTATGTGAAGCACGCCAACGCCATGCGCCGCGCCACCGAAGGCGTCGCTGAGGGCGAGGACGACACGGCTGTCGAAGTCACTCAGGAGGAGGGCGACGAGGTCGAAGGCACCGGCGACGCTGCCTTGTCGGTCGAGCGCATCGCCGAGCTGGGCGCCGCCGAACAGTTCATCCTGACGGTCACCGAGACCGGCTTCGGCAAGCGGTCCTCGGCCTATGAGTACCGCCGCACCGGTCGGGGCGGGCAGGGGCTGACGGCCCACGGGCTGGGCGGGCGCGCCGGCAAGCGCCTGGCCGCCGCCTTCCCGGTCGAGGAGAGCGACGACCTGCTGCTGGTCACCTCCAGCGGCCAGATGATCCGTACCCGCGTCAGCCAGGTCCGCATCGTCGGCCGCTCGTCGCAGGGCGTGACCATCTTCCGCACCGCCGAGGGCGAACGGGTCGTGTCGGTCGAGCGGCTGGCGGACACGGGCGGGGTCGACGAGGTTGCCGAGGTTGATGAGGGTGGCGAGGAGTAA
- a CDS encoding aminotransferase class IV has protein sequence MTTLLIDGRPASEEDLHYLATVNYGAYTSFRLEDGGVRGLALHLARLEASSREVFGAAVGEGRLREILRAALSERDAAWVRLSLFSPDIRPRMPSSIGVPKVMTTVSPPPPPLAESLRLQVQTYGREVPHIKHTANMGLIRARRLAQTDGFDDALFADADGVISEGSSWNVGFVAGDTVVWPQAPMLAGVAQTLIARGVSAVGLGERTEPVRVADLTQFDAAFICNSATPACPVTGIDDHAYHGQPALMERLRHAWAANPVEPI, from the coding sequence ATGACCACCCTTCTCATCGACGGCCGGCCCGCCAGCGAGGAGGATCTCCACTATCTCGCGACGGTCAACTACGGGGCCTACACCTCGTTTCGGCTCGAGGACGGCGGCGTGCGGGGCCTGGCCCTGCATCTGGCGCGGCTGGAGGCGTCGTCGCGCGAGGTGTTCGGCGCAGCGGTGGGTGAGGGCCGGTTACGCGAGATCTTGCGAGCGGCTCTGTCCGAGCGTGACGCGGCCTGGGTGCGGCTCAGCCTGTTCTCGCCAGACATTCGGCCCCGGATGCCGTCGAGCATCGGTGTGCCGAAGGTCATGACCACGGTCTCGCCCCCGCCGCCGCCCCTGGCCGAGAGTCTGCGTCTGCAGGTGCAGACCTACGGGCGCGAGGTGCCCCACATCAAACACACCGCGAACATGGGGCTGATCCGGGCGCGGCGGCTGGCGCAGACGGACGGCTTCGACGACGCCCTGTTCGCGGATGCGGACGGCGTGATCTCCGAAGGCAGCAGCTGGAACGTCGGCTTCGTCGCCGGCGACACCGTGGTCTGGCCTCAGGCCCCGATGCTGGCGGGCGTGGCCCAGACCCTGATCGCCCGAGGTGTGTCGGCGGTGGGGCTAGGTGAGCGCACGGAGCCGGTCCGGGTCGCCGACCTCACCCAGTTCGACGCCGCCTTCATCTGCAACAGCGCGACCCCGGCCTGTCCGGTCACGGGTATCGACGACCACGCCTATCACGGCCAGCCGGCGCTGATGGAGCGCCTGCGCCACGCCTGGGCCGCCAACCCGGTCGAGCCGATCTGA
- a CDS encoding M61 family metallopeptidase translates to MKRLALSACLATLLLASGTAVAQIAPYPGHPATPQPIPAVVDRAWPGVVRLEVDATDLNRRIYQVRETIPVEGAGPMTLFFPQWLPGNHGPVGPIVQLGGLIFTANGQRVEWVRDTLSPYAYHIEVPAGATEVVATFQHLSPTTSAQGRITMTAEMLNVQWEKMLLYPAGRFHRNITTQASITLPEGWQFGTALETESSAGATTTFKPVSLDVLVDSPMFAGEHYRQIDLDPGGRSPVRLNIVADEASNIAPTDDQIAILRTLVDQADYLFGARHYDHYDFLMAMTDRLGGIGLEHHRSSENSVDPEFFTSWESKLGDRDLLAHEYTHSWDGKYRRPAGQDVANFNLPMQNTLLWVYEGQTQFWGKVLAARSGLHNRQQALDALAMDAATYDNTVGREWRAMQDTVNDPIIQQRSPLGWRAWQRSEDYYVEGQLIWLDADTLIREKTNGRRSLDDFAKAFFGMNDGDYSANPYTFDEVVARLNGVVEHDWATFLRTRLDGHGPGAPLDGLTRGGYRLVYTDTPSDYQKTLFTEYGRNDYTYSLGFQTSATNQIGSVMWNSPAFVQGLAPGMQIIAVNGQEASASRLSNAVTAAKGTDEKIELIVKDGTHFRTVTFDYHDGLKYPHLERIQGTPDRLGDLFTARRR, encoded by the coding sequence ATGAAGCGCCTCGCCCTCTCCGCGTGCCTCGCGACCCTGCTGCTCGCCTCGGGCACCGCCGTCGCCCAGATCGCCCCGTATCCGGGCCATCCCGCAACGCCCCAGCCGATCCCGGCGGTGGTCGACCGGGCCTGGCCAGGCGTGGTGCGGCTGGAGGTCGACGCCACAGACCTGAACCGTCGCATCTATCAGGTGCGCGAGACCATTCCGGTCGAGGGCGCGGGGCCGATGACCCTGTTCTTCCCGCAATGGCTGCCGGGCAACCACGGGCCGGTCGGGCCGATCGTCCAGCTGGGCGGTCTGATCTTCACGGCCAATGGCCAGCGCGTGGAGTGGGTGCGCGATACGCTCAGCCCCTACGCCTATCATATCGAGGTGCCGGCCGGGGCGACCGAGGTAGTCGCCACCTTCCAGCACCTGTCGCCGACGACGAGCGCCCAGGGCCGGATCACGATGACGGCCGAGATGCTGAACGTGCAGTGGGAGAAGATGCTGCTGTATCCGGCCGGCCGCTTCCACCGGAACATCACGACCCAGGCCAGCATCACCCTTCCCGAGGGCTGGCAGTTCGGCACCGCGCTGGAGACGGAGTCGTCGGCCGGGGCCACCACCACCTTCAAGCCCGTGTCGCTGGACGTGCTGGTCGACAGCCCGATGTTCGCGGGTGAGCACTATCGGCAGATCGACCTGGATCCGGGCGGCCGCTCGCCGGTGCGGCTGAACATCGTCGCCGACGAGGCCTCCAACATCGCTCCGACCGACGACCAGATCGCCATCCTGCGGACCCTGGTCGATCAGGCCGACTATCTGTTCGGCGCACGGCACTACGACCACTACGATTTCCTGATGGCCATGACCGACCGCCTGGGCGGGATCGGGCTGGAGCACCACCGCTCGTCCGAGAACAGCGTCGATCCCGAGTTCTTCACCTCGTGGGAGTCGAAGCTGGGCGACCGCGACCTGCTGGCCCACGAATACACCCACTCCTGGGACGGCAAATACCGCCGCCCGGCCGGTCAGGACGTCGCCAACTTCAACCTGCCGATGCAGAACACCTTGCTTTGGGTCTATGAGGGTCAGACCCAGTTCTGGGGCAAGGTGCTGGCCGCGCGCTCGGGCCTGCACAACCGCCAGCAGGCGCTGGACGCCCTGGCCATGGACGCGGCCACCTATGACAACACGGTCGGGCGCGAGTGGCGCGCGATGCAGGACACCGTCAACGATCCGATCATCCAGCAGCGCAGTCCGCTGGGCTGGCGGGCCTGGCAGCGCAGCGAGGACTACTACGTCGAGGGCCAGCTGATCTGGCTGGATGCCGACACCCTGATCCGCGAGAAGACCAACGGCCGCCGGTCGCTGGACGATTTCGCCAAGGCCTTCTTCGGCATGAACGACGGCGACTACAGCGCCAATCCCTATACGTTCGACGAGGTGGTCGCGCGGCTGAACGGCGTGGTCGAGCACGACTGGGCGACCTTCCTGCGCACCCGCCTGGACGGCCACGGCCCGGGCGCCCCGCTGGATGGCCTGACGCGCGGCGGCTACCGGCTGGTCTACACCGACACCCCAAGCGACTATCAGAAGACTCTGTTCACGGAGTATGGCCGCAACGACTACACCTATTCGCTCGGCTTCCAGACCAGCGCCACCAACCAGATCGGCAGCGTGATGTGGAACAGCCCGGCGTTCGTCCAGGGCCTGGCCCCCGGCATGCAGATCATCGCGGTCAACGGCCAGGAAGCCTCGGCCTCGCGCCTGTCCAACGCCGTCACGGCGGCCAAGGGCACGGACGAGAAAATCGAGCTGATCGTCAAGGACGGCACGCATTTCCGGACCGTGACCTTCGACTATCACGACGGTCTGAAATACCCGCACCTGGAGCGGATCCAGGGTACCCCCGACCGGCTGGGCGACCTGTTCACCGCCCGACGTCGATAG